Proteins from a genomic interval of Sulfurimonas sp. HSL3-2:
- a CDS encoding VacJ family lipoprotein, translating into MRFLLLVFLIFNFYSYADNIDDFDDEFVTKKYEPFDPLSGYNRVMTNFNDYLYMNVLDPYLFKGYNYVAPKVVRSSIQNFFDNLKFPVTFVNNLLQLKFKRAWIDVERFGVNTTVGLFGFFDPAYTWLKLDKSDEDFGQTLGYYGVGSGFPITLPFFGQYNLRDLAGVYVDAAADPIYYVDYRKYNVVDNKYESWGIISYKKFNEGSLRAKEYKELRKDAIDLYPFIRDAYEQNRNMLIKE; encoded by the coding sequence ATGCGTTTTTTGTTATTAGTATTTTTGATTTTTAATTTCTATTCGTACGCTGATAATATAGATGATTTTGACGATGAGTTCGTTACAAAAAAGTATGAGCCTTTCGACCCTCTAAGCGGTTATAACCGCGTTATGACAAATTTTAACGATTACCTTTATATGAATGTTTTAGATCCTTATCTCTTTAAAGGCTACAACTATGTGGCTCCAAAAGTCGTCCGTTCATCTATACAAAACTTTTTTGATAACCTGAAGTTTCCTGTAACATTTGTCAATAATCTGCTTCAATTGAAGTTTAAAAGAGCATGGATCGATGTCGAAAGATTCGGAGTAAACACTACGGTGGGGCTTTTTGGCTTTTTTGATCCTGCATATACGTGGTTAAAACTGGACAAAAGCGATGAAGATTTCGGACAGACTTTGGGATATTACGGAGTAGGCAGCGGTTTTCCTATTACCCTGCCGTTTTTCGGACAGTATAACCTTAGAGATCTCGCAGGCGTGTATGTCGATGCAGCAGCAGATCCTATCTATTATGTTGATTATAGAAAATACAATGTTGTCGATAATAAGTATGAATCTTGGGGTATAATCTCGTATAAAAAATTCAATGAGGGATCACTCAGGGCAAAAGAGTACAAAGAGTTAAGAAAAGATGCTATCGATCTTTACCCTTTTATACGTGACGCTTATGAACAAAACCGCAATATGTTGATTAAGGAGTAG
- a CDS encoding prohibitin family protein, which produces MASDMNDYFNKKKSQGGGFGGGGDNSSPKAPRPPKIDFNFGGGKSIILYFIVGLVLLLVIAKPFVIINEGERGILSTNGKYQEQALLPGLHFILPVIQKVFAVDTKVRIINYASGLEKTDQGDGIKTKPAVTVLDRRGLPVSIELTVQYRLNAQFAAQTISNWGFSWEDKIINPVVRDVVRNVVGNYDAESLPNERNTIAAKIEAGISDNVKSLPNSPAILQSVQLREIVLPTKVKDQIERVQIAKQEVQKAEQEVARAKQEALKRAAEAQGRADAVRIEAEGKAQAITIEADANAKANLLISKSLTPKLLQLEQIKVQGKFNEALQTNKDAKIFLTPGGSTPNIWVDMKESRSKVTSSN; this is translated from the coding sequence ATGGCATCAGATATGAACGATTATTTTAACAAGAAAAAGAGCCAAGGCGGTGGATTTGGCGGTGGAGGAGACAACTCTTCACCAAAAGCACCCAGACCTCCAAAGATCGACTTTAATTTCGGTGGCGGAAAATCGATCATACTATATTTTATAGTCGGTCTTGTACTTCTTTTAGTTATCGCAAAACCTTTTGTGATCATCAACGAGGGTGAACGCGGGATCCTTTCTACAAACGGAAAGTACCAAGAACAAGCACTTCTACCGGGACTGCATTTTATACTTCCAGTCATTCAAAAAGTCTTTGCGGTCGATACAAAAGTCAGAATCATTAACTATGCAAGCGGTTTGGAAAAAACGGATCAGGGTGACGGAATAAAGACAAAACCTGCAGTTACTGTCCTTGACAGACGCGGTCTTCCGGTTTCTATCGAGTTGACAGTTCAGTACAGATTAAATGCACAGTTTGCGGCACAAACTATCTCTAACTGGGGATTCAGCTGGGAAGACAAGATCATCAATCCTGTTGTACGTGATGTTGTAAGAAACGTCGTGGGTAACTACGATGCAGAATCTTTACCGAACGAGAGAAATACTATCGCAGCAAAGATCGAAGCTGGGATCAGCGACAATGTGAAATCTCTTCCAAACTCTCCTGCGATCCTACAATCTGTTCAACTGCGTGAGATCGTTCTGCCTACAAAAGTAAAAGATCAGATCGAACGTGTTCAGATCGCAAAACAGGAAGTACAAAAAGCGGAGCAAGAGGTCGCACGTGCAAAACAAGAAGCTCTAAAACGTGCTGCTGAAGCTCAAGGTCGTGCAGACGCTGTTAGAATCGAAGCAGAGGGTAAAGCACAGGCTATTACGATAGAAGCTGATGCAAATGCTAAAGCAAACCTGCTTATATCTAAATCATTGACTCCAAAACTTCTACAGCTTGAGCAGATAAAAGTTCAAGGGAAGTTTAACGAAGCACTTCAAACAAACAAAGATGCGAAGATATTCTTAACACCTGGCGGTTCGACTCCAAATATCTGGGTCGATATGAAAGAGTCTCGTTCAAAAGTAACTTCATCAAATTAA
- a CDS encoding ABC transporter substrate-binding protein, protein MKSFLMILIFGMFLTLNASVEDDITDMMVKNSEKVTGILKDKVMPKEEQDAEIIRLVDPLFDFNLMGKLCLGKSIYNTLTKVQKNNFHVVFNKKIKESYINKLHLYTDEKLEFEKAQRVKATRITLLSYLITKTEKKPVLYKFYENDEKQWLIYDVDIFGVSIVQTYRNQFSAALKTKSFEQFLDELDKDKTEQ, encoded by the coding sequence GTGAAATCATTTTTAATGATTTTAATTTTTGGTATGTTTCTGACTCTCAATGCTAGTGTAGAAGATGACATCACCGATATGATGGTTAAAAACAGTGAAAAAGTCACAGGAATATTGAAAGATAAAGTGATGCCGAAAGAGGAACAGGACGCTGAGATCATAAGACTCGTTGACCCTCTTTTTGATTTTAATCTAATGGGTAAACTCTGTCTTGGCAAAAGTATCTACAATACACTGACGAAAGTACAAAAAAATAACTTTCACGTGGTGTTCAACAAAAAGATCAAAGAGTCCTATATAAACAAACTGCATCTGTATACGGATGAAAAACTGGAGTTTGAAAAAGCACAGAGAGTAAAAGCGACACGCATCACTCTTCTTAGTTATCTTATAACAAAAACAGAGAAAAAACCGGTTCTTTATAAGTTTTATGAAAATGATGAAAAACAGTGGCTGATCTATGATGTCGATATCTTCGGTGTCAGTATCGTCCAAACATATAGAAACCAGTTTTCAGCAGCACTAAAGACAAAGAGTTTTGAGCAGTTTTTAGATGAATTAGATAAAGATAAAACAGAACAATGA
- a CDS encoding branched-chain amino acid transaminase, translating into MDKAKYIWMNGKFVNWDDAQVHVLSHTIHYGNGVIEGTKAYKTAKGYAIFRLNDHTKRLKESAKMTLIDIPYSVEELNKAQIELVRNNEFTGDNVYIRPFAFLGYGVMGVYHKNAPVETVLSAWEWGAYLGEEGMKKGIKLKIVSMTRPANTSNMGKAKATANYLNSQMAKYEAIDCGYDEALLLDDQGYVAEASGASFFMVKDGKLITPPNDNSLESITQKTVIEMAQNLGIEVVRKRLSREDVYVADEAFLTGTAAEITPVRNVDAREIGNGARGEMTEKLQSMYFDIVFGRNKEYEHYLTYVN; encoded by the coding sequence ATGGATAAAGCCAAATATATTTGGATGAATGGAAAGTTTGTAAATTGGGATGATGCACAGGTACATGTACTCTCTCATACTATTCACTACGGAAATGGTGTAATCGAAGGAACAAAAGCGTATAAGACTGCAAAAGGTTATGCGATTTTTCGTCTAAACGACCATACGAAAAGACTTAAAGAGTCTGCAAAGATGACTCTTATCGATATCCCGTACAGTGTCGAAGAGCTAAATAAAGCACAGATAGAGCTTGTAAGAAACAACGAGTTTACGGGTGATAACGTTTATATCCGTCCATTTGCATTTTTAGGTTACGGTGTTATGGGTGTTTACCATAAAAACGCACCTGTCGAGACTGTTTTATCTGCTTGGGAATGGGGCGCTTATCTTGGTGAAGAGGGTATGAAAAAAGGTATTAAACTTAAGATCGTATCTATGACACGTCCTGCAAATACGTCAAATATGGGTAAAGCAAAAGCTACGGCAAACTACCTTAACTCTCAAATGGCAAAATATGAGGCGATCGACTGCGGTTATGATGAAGCACTTTTACTTGATGACCAAGGGTATGTCGCAGAAGCAAGCGGAGCAAGTTTCTTTATGGTAAAAGACGGAAAACTTATCACTCCTCCAAATGACAACTCATTAGAGTCTATCACTCAAAAGACTGTTATCGAGATGGCACAAAACCTAGGTATCGAAGTCGTCCGTAAACGTCTTTCACGTGAAGATGTCTATGTTGCAGATGAAGCATTCCTGACAGGGACTGCGGCTGAGATAACACCTGTTCGTAATGTAGACGCAAGAGAGATAGGAAACGGTGCTAGAGGCGAGATGACGGAAAAACTGCAGTCGATGTATTTCGACATAGTTTTTGGACGTAACAAAGAGTACGAACACTACTTGACGTATGTCAACTAA
- a CDS encoding efflux RND transporter permease subunit, with amino-acid sequence MIEKFYENGVIKYPKITLFILLFIVTFLAFYIPRLSVDASAETLLLENDKDLMYTREINSRYDAPDFLVITYTPNSPLLSDESLKSLKSLKDDLESLNFVDNVVSILDVPLFKSPPKPLKELIQNIPTLETNTTDKTLAKAEFLSNPIYRDNLVGKDFITTAVVINLKEDKKFKALLDKKNATKKPSDIKEFKEYRELKRAREHLDLQEIRTVIKKHSNDAQLFLGGVDMIADDMITYVKSDIKTYGTIVLVILVLMLYAVFRELKWVFIPVVISTASIIASTGLFGLLGFEVTVVSSNFISLQLIVTISIIIHLMVRYRELFITQNELSQKELVLQTVTSILKPSFFAIITTIAGFSSLILSGILPVIMLGWMMSIAIFVSLIIIFISFPAILILMKKSDRKVYFRTGFSLTAVCSYLVEKHRNAVVFMSLFVFVLSMIYMFDIRVENSFINYFKKSTEIYKGMEVIDRSLGGTTPLDVIIDFPKPKDAPVQSTKKSASNDEFDEFEDEYNAIKNQNQYWFSADKMDVVRRVHTYLESIPEVGKVLSLGSVLELGRSLNDNEELDDFALAMLYNELPQRFRKIVLSPYVNIEANEVRFSMRIVDSNPTLQRDKLLKKIKYDLVHKLGLKEENVHLSNLMVLYNNMLQSLFNSQIKTLGLMLILLGILFFLLFRSLKIMMIAMIVNIIPISIIFGVMGFFDMPLDMMSITIASIAIGIAVDDTIHYLHRYKKEYQKDNNYVEAMKRSHQSVGYAMYYTSITIMIGFLVLVLSEFTPTIYFGLLTVLAMFSALMTDLLLLPALLLILKPYKN; translated from the coding sequence ATGATAGAAAAGTTTTATGAAAACGGTGTAATCAAGTATCCAAAGATCACACTGTTCATACTGCTTTTCATAGTCACATTTCTAGCTTTTTATATCCCACGACTTAGCGTTGATGCATCCGCTGAGACTCTCCTTTTAGAAAATGATAAAGATCTTATGTATACAAGAGAGATCAACTCCAGATACGATGCGCCTGATTTTTTGGTCATCACATATACTCCAAACAGCCCTCTGTTAAGTGATGAAAGTCTAAAAAGCCTAAAAAGTCTAAAAGATGATCTGGAGTCTTTGAATTTTGTAGACAATGTCGTCTCCATTCTCGATGTACCGCTTTTTAAAAGTCCTCCAAAACCTTTAAAAGAGTTGATCCAAAACATACCGACACTAGAAACGAATACGACAGACAAAACGCTGGCAAAAGCAGAGTTCTTATCGAATCCGATATATAGAGACAATCTTGTCGGAAAGGATTTTATCACCACGGCAGTCGTTATAAACCTTAAAGAGGACAAGAAGTTCAAGGCTCTTTTGGACAAAAAAAATGCGACTAAAAAACCGAGTGATATCAAAGAGTTTAAAGAGTATAGAGAGCTAAAAAGAGCAAGAGAGCATCTTGATCTTCAAGAGATAAGAACCGTTATAAAAAAACATTCAAATGATGCACAACTGTTCTTAGGCGGCGTAGATATGATCGCCGATGATATGATAACCTATGTGAAAAGCGATATAAAGACATATGGGACTATCGTACTTGTAATCTTGGTCTTGATGCTTTATGCTGTCTTTAGAGAGTTAAAATGGGTGTTCATCCCCGTCGTTATATCTACGGCTTCCATCATCGCTTCGACTGGACTTTTCGGGCTTCTTGGGTTTGAGGTCACCGTTGTCTCATCAAACTTTATCTCACTGCAGCTCATTGTCACCATATCGATAATCATACACCTTATGGTCAGGTACAGAGAACTTTTTATCACTCAAAACGAGCTTTCTCAGAAGGAGTTGGTACTACAGACGGTAACATCGATACTTAAGCCTTCGTTTTTTGCCATCATCACTACTATCGCCGGATTTAGTTCACTGATACTCTCAGGGATACTTCCGGTCATCATGCTTGGATGGATGATGAGCATAGCAATATTCGTCTCTTTAATAATCATATTTATAAGTTTTCCCGCGATACTGATCCTGATGAAGAAATCAGACAGAAAGGTCTATTTTAGAACAGGGTTTTCTTTAACGGCCGTTTGTTCATATTTAGTCGAAAAACATAGAAATGCAGTCGTCTTTATGAGTCTGTTTGTGTTTGTTTTAAGCATGATCTATATGTTTGATATCCGTGTTGAAAACAGTTTTATCAACTACTTTAAAAAATCGACGGAGATATATAAGGGGATGGAGGTCATCGACAGATCTCTGGGTGGGACGACCCCGTTAGATGTTATTATCGACTTTCCAAAACCTAAAGATGCACCAGTACAGAGTACAAAAAAAAGTGCCTCTAATGATGAATTTGATGAGTTTGAAGATGAGTATAATGCTATTAAAAATCAAAATCAGTACTGGTTCAGTGCCGATAAAATGGATGTTGTAAGAAGAGTCCATACCTATCTTGAATCGATCCCTGAAGTCGGAAAAGTGCTCTCTTTAGGCAGTGTTTTAGAACTGGGACGCAGCCTGAACGATAATGAAGAACTGGATGATTTTGCACTTGCAATGCTTTATAACGAGCTTCCTCAGAGATTCCGTAAGATCGTCCTCTCTCCGTATGTGAACATTGAGGCAAATGAGGTACGCTTCTCTATGCGTATCGTCGATTCCAATCCTACTCTGCAAAGAGATAAGTTGCTAAAGAAGATCAAATACGATCTGGTACATAAGCTCGGACTCAAAGAGGAAAATGTGCATCTGTCCAACCTGATGGTCCTGTATAATAATATGCTCCAGTCTCTTTTTAATTCTCAAATTAAGACGCTTGGATTGATGCTTATTTTGCTTGGGATTCTCTTTTTTCTTCTTTTCAGATCTTTAAAGATCATGATGATAGCGATGATCGTAAATATCATCCCTATATCTATTATTTTCGGGGTTATGGGCTTCTTTGATATGCCGCTTGATATGATGAGCATCACTATAGCATCGATCGCCATCGGTATTGCAGTTGACGATACTATTCACTATCTTCACAGGTATAAAAAAGAGTATCAAAAAGATAACAATTATGTTGAAGCGATGAAGCGATCACATCAAAGTGTGGGGTATGCGATGTATTACACTTCCATAACGATCATGATCGGATTTTTGGTTCTTGTTCTGTCGGAATTTACGCCTACGATATACTTTGGACTGCTGACAGTCCTAGCGATGTTCAGTGCTCTTATGACAGACCTTTTATTGCTTCCTGCTCTTTTGTTAATATTAAAACCATATAAAAATTGA
- the glnA gene encoding type I glutamate--ammonia ligase has translation MGKFVNNVEEFFTFCKENEVQFVDLRFTDIKGAWHHLTYRMSAVNEGNLENGFPFDGSSVEAWQPINKSDMLLIADVPTAFLDPFTADPTVILFCDVYDIYKGQMYERCPRSIAKAALKHAESLGIADAAYFGPENEFFIFDDVKFVDNMNEAGYKIDTEEGEWNSGTTYEDMYNTGHRPGTKGGYFPVAPTDSMVDLRAEMMQVLEQVGLEVVLGHHEVAQGQGEIGIVFSDIIGAADNVQKYKYVVKMIAHLNGKTATFMPKPLYGDNGNGMHVHQSLWKDGKNLFYKEGNYGNLSEMAINYIGGIFKHARTVAAFTNPSTNSYKRLLPGFEAPSILTYSSQNRSASCRIPYGAGEKATRIEMRFPDSTACPYLAFAVMMMAGLDGIKNKDIPVGPMDEDLFELSLDEIREKGIPQMPHTLRGALESLIRDNEFLQPVFTPEFLDAYQHYRFERDVWPDEGRPTAYEFKTTYQC, from the coding sequence ATGGGAAAATTTGTTAATAACGTAGAAGAGTTCTTTACATTTTGTAAAGAGAACGAAGTTCAATTTGTAGACCTTCGTTTTACAGACATTAAAGGTGCGTGGCACCATCTTACATACCGTATGAGTGCGGTAAATGAAGGTAACTTAGAAAATGGTTTCCCATTCGACGGTTCTTCAGTAGAAGCATGGCAGCCGATCAATAAGTCAGATATGCTTTTAATAGCTGATGTACCTACAGCGTTTTTAGACCCTTTTACAGCTGATCCGACAGTAATCCTTTTTTGTGACGTTTATGATATCTATAAAGGTCAAATGTATGAAAGATGTCCTCGTTCAATCGCAAAAGCAGCTCTTAAACATGCTGAGTCTTTAGGAATCGCAGATGCTGCTTACTTCGGTCCTGAAAACGAGTTCTTTATTTTCGATGACGTAAAATTTGTTGACAACATGAATGAAGCTGGATACAAAATAGATACTGAAGAGGGTGAATGGAATTCAGGTACTACTTATGAAGATATGTACAATACTGGTCACCGTCCTGGAACGAAGGGTGGTTACTTCCCGGTAGCTCCAACAGATTCTATGGTAGATCTACGTGCTGAGATGATGCAAGTTCTTGAACAAGTTGGTTTAGAAGTTGTTCTTGGTCACCACGAAGTTGCACAAGGTCAAGGTGAGATCGGTATCGTTTTCTCTGACATCATTGGTGCAGCAGATAACGTACAAAAATATAAATATGTTGTAAAAATGATAGCTCACCTAAACGGTAAAACAGCTACGTTTATGCCTAAACCACTTTACGGTGACAACGGAAACGGTATGCACGTTCACCAATCACTATGGAAAGACGGTAAAAACCTTTTCTATAAAGAAGGAAACTACGGTAACCTTTCTGAAATGGCTATCAACTATATCGGTGGTATCTTTAAACATGCTCGTACAGTTGCTGCGTTTACTAACCCGTCAACTAACTCATACAAAAGATTACTTCCAGGTTTCGAAGCACCAAGTATCTTGACTTACTCTTCTCAAAACCGTTCAGCATCTTGCCGTATCCCATACGGTGCAGGTGAAAAAGCTACTCGTATCGAGATGAGATTCCCGGATTCTACTGCTTGTCCATACCTTGCATTCGCAGTAATGATGATGGCAGGTCTTGACGGTATCAAAAACAAAGATATCCCGGTTGGTCCAATGGATGAGGATCTATTTGAACTATCTCTTGACGAGATCCGTGAAAAAGGTATCCCTCAAATGCCACACACTCTACGTGGTGCATTAGAGTCACTTATCCGTGATAACGAGTTCTTACAACCTGTATTTACTCCAGAGTTCTTAGATGCTTACCAACACTACAGATTTGAGCGTGATGTATGGCCAGACGAAGGTCGTCCAACAGCTTACGAGTTTAAAACTACTTACCAGTGTTAA
- the hisIE gene encoding bifunctional phosphoribosyl-AMP cyclohydrolase/phosphoribosyl-ATP diphosphatase HisIE, with protein MQEILNRIDWQKQELLPVIVQDVTNNEVLMMAYMDKEALELSLQTGIAHYFSRSKQRIWKKGESSGHIQTIHSFNIDCDNDTLLIKVTQEGVACHTGRRSCFFTELKSGDVQTEVEVNTDAMYGVIDTLYHTIQERKNADPSTSWTAKLFSKGENTILKKVIEESGEFTFAFKDNDEAEMIYEAADLTYHMLVALAYKNISPDRIKQELARRFDISGIAEKNSRES; from the coding sequence ATGCAAGAGATACTAAACCGTATTGACTGGCAAAAGCAGGAGCTTCTTCCTGTCATCGTCCAAGACGTTACTAACAATGAAGTCTTGATGATGGCATATATGGATAAAGAAGCTCTTGAACTCTCTTTACAAACAGGGATCGCGCACTACTTTTCACGTTCAAAACAACGTATCTGGAAAAAAGGCGAGAGTAGCGGACATATCCAGACTATCCATTCTTTTAACATTGACTGCGATAACGATACACTGCTGATCAAAGTCACACAGGAGGGTGTAGCATGCCATACGGGAAGACGTTCATGCTTTTTTACCGAACTCAAATCAGGTGATGTTCAGACAGAAGTCGAAGTAAACACTGATGCGATGTACGGAGTCATAGACACTCTTTACCATACGATCCAAGAAAGAAAAAATGCCGATCCGTCAACCTCATGGACGGCAAAACTTTTTAGCAAGGGTGAAAACACAATACTAAAAAAAGTGATCGAGGAATCAGGCGAGTTTACCTTTGCATTTAAAGACAATGACGAAGCCGAGATGATCTACGAGGCAGCTGATCTGACATACCATATGTTAGTCGCTCTTGCATACAAAAACATCTCTCCTGACCGTATCAAACAGGAACTTGCCCGCAGATTCGATATTAGCGGAATAGCAGAAAAGAACTCAAGAGAATCATGA
- a CDS encoding DUF2393 family protein — translation MNSNKILTFLNGLTNYDYALFGGIFILFLLLLVITLLLRKKPLLSVTVLLISIILLVLGPVIGYIELHKFIYKNSCKVTSVKELQFTPAVVVTGTITNESKRDFSTCKISAKLYKVSHNKVLDKIYTLKPFKKMSIIENDIERNETRPVKIIVEPFGYKNDYNVSLGADCR, via the coding sequence ATGAATAGTAATAAAATACTCACCTTTCTTAATGGATTGACAAACTATGACTATGCATTATTTGGTGGGATATTTATTCTCTTTTTACTGCTGCTTGTCATCACCCTGCTCTTAAGAAAAAAACCTCTTTTATCTGTCACTGTACTGCTGATAAGTATCATCCTCCTTGTTCTAGGACCGGTGATCGGGTATATAGAACTTCATAAATTCATTTACAAAAACAGTTGTAAAGTCACCAGTGTCAAAGAGCTGCAGTTTACTCCGGCAGTAGTCGTGACAGGGACTATCACTAACGAATCAAAAAGAGATTTTTCTACATGTAAGATAAGTGCAAAACTCTATAAAGTATCGCATAACAAAGTACTTGACAAGATATACACACTTAAGCCATTTAAAAAAATGTCGATTATTGAGAATGATATAGAAAGAAATGAAACTAGACCTGTCAAGATTATAGTCGAACCTTTTGGCTACAAAAATGACTATAATGTATCTTTAGGAGCTGATTGCAGATGA
- a CDS encoding DUF2393 family protein, with translation MSTYLTIWHYLTMLLGVVVIALGIFAALRQADKKIILSMIFSIVLIVILVVSFTLVALDKYTKKVQLGNLENHRILSIEKIVYTGYVKNIGDYKIGKVTLEVKIVNKAHTRGKVKPGSFFSPSGFAEFFGGGMNVLYKPQTVVKRFVVAEDLEPGKTKSFRVMFDYPPYFENVTQFTKVTAH, from the coding sequence ATGAGTACATATTTAACTATTTGGCACTACCTTACTATGCTGTTAGGAGTAGTCGTTATTGCTCTTGGTATTTTTGCAGCCCTTAGACAAGCAGACAAAAAAATAATCCTTTCTATGATATTCTCAATCGTTTTGATAGTCATATTAGTTGTCAGTTTTACTCTCGTTGCACTTGACAAGTACACTAAAAAAGTACAACTAGGCAATCTGGAAAATCATAGAATACTTTCTATCGAGAAGATCGTATATACAGGTTACGTAAAAAATATCGGTGATTACAAGATAGGCAAAGTCACACTTGAAGTAAAGATTGTAAATAAGGCACATACAAGAGGGAAAGTCAAACCGGGAAGTTTCTTTAGTCCAAGCGGATTTGCAGAATTTTTCGGTGGCGGGATGAATGTTTTATATAAACCTCAGACCGTTGTCAAAAGATTCGTGGTAGCGGAAGATCTAGAACCCGGGAAAACAAAGAGTTTTAGAGTGATGTTTGATTATCCGCCATACTTTGAGAATGTAACACAGTTTACGAAAGTAACTGCACACTAA
- the leuA gene encoding 2-isopropylmalate synthase: MKNITMGKYRPYPQIDLPERQWPSNTITKAPVWCSVDLRDGNQALITPMNMDKKLELFALLLKIGFKNIEVGFPSASQVEFDFLRKLVDDNLIPDDVTIQVLVQAREHLIEKTFESLKGVKKAIVHLYNSTSVAQRKIVFQKTQDEIVKLALEGVDLVKKYAEGHDGEIILEYSPESFTGTELEFAARICNAVTERWGISKERPVIINLPATVEVATPNVYADQIEWMSRHLDNREHVLISTHTHNDRGTSVAATELALLAGADRVEGTLLSNGERTGNVDIITLALNMTTQGVDSGLDFSNVNEVLDVVERCTEIETHCRHPYVGELVYTAFSGSHQDAINKGLAFQKLKDDPLWEVPYLPIDPEDVGRSYEGIIRINSQSGKGGVAYILENEFGYQLPKKMHPEFGRVIQSVTDKEGRELNNDEILDIFTKTYLESNGGVELVDFAISSPTSKDKNVWCKLTYTCNGKEIVSEGHGNGPIDACKNALSKECEYTFKIKSYSEHSCGEQSSANAVAYIEIETSELKSFFGVGVDSDITIASIKALFSALNRAFN; encoded by the coding sequence ATGAAAAACATAACAATGGGTAAATATCGCCCGTATCCTCAGATAGACTTGCCAGAAAGACAATGGCCTTCTAATACGATCACAAAAGCACCTGTATGGTGTAGTGTCGACCTTCGCGACGGTAATCAAGCGTTGATCACACCAATGAACATGGATAAAAAACTTGAACTATTTGCACTCTTACTCAAAATCGGATTTAAAAATATTGAGGTAGGTTTTCCTTCTGCTTCTCAAGTGGAATTTGACTTCTTACGTAAGTTGGTCGATGACAATCTGATCCCTGATGATGTTACGATACAGGTCTTGGTACAAGCTAGAGAACACTTGATAGAGAAGACTTTCGAGTCTCTAAAGGGTGTTAAAAAAGCTATAGTCCACCTATATAACTCGACATCTGTCGCGCAAAGAAAGATCGTCTTTCAAAAGACACAGGATGAGATAGTCAAACTTGCTTTAGAGGGTGTCGATCTTGTTAAAAAGTATGCTGAAGGTCATGACGGAGAGATCATCTTGGAGTACTCTCCGGAGAGCTTTACGGGAACTGAACTAGAGTTTGCTGCTCGCATCTGTAACGCGGTTACTGAGCGTTGGGGCATCTCAAAAGAGCGTCCTGTCATCATCAACTTGCCGGCAACTGTCGAGGTCGCTACACCAAACGTGTATGCAGACCAGATCGAGTGGATGAGCAGACACTTAGACAACCGTGAGCATGTATTGATCTCTACGCACACTCATAACGATAGAGGTACGAGTGTGGCAGCTACCGAACTTGCTTTGTTAGCGGGTGCCGATAGAGTAGAGGGAACACTGCTTAGTAACGGCGAGAGAACGGGGAATGTCGATATCATCACTTTGGCGCTTAATATGACGACTCAAGGCGTTGACAGCGGACTTGATTTTTCTAATGTGAACGAAGTCCTGGATGTAGTCGAGAGATGTACGGAGATCGAGACACATTGTCGTCATCCGTATGTTGGAGAGCTAGTGTATACGGCATTCTCAGGCTCACACCAAGATGCGATAAATAAAGGTCTGGCATTTCAAAAATTAAAAGATGATCCGCTTTGGGAAGTTCCGTACCTTCCGATAGACCCTGAAGATGTCGGCCGTTCATACGAGGGTATTATCCGTATCAACTCACAATCAGGAAAAGGCGGAGTCGCATATATCCTAGAAAATGAGTTCGGGTATCAGCTGCCTAAAAAGATGCATCCCGAGTTTGGTAGAGTTATCCAAAGTGTAACGGATAAAGAGGGCAGAGAGTTAAACAATGACGAGATCCTTGATATCTTTACAAAGACTTATCTAGAGTCAAACGGCGGCGTTGAACTTGTAGATTTTGCTATCAGTTCGCCGACATCTAAAGACAAGAACGTATGGTGCAAACTAACCTATACATGTAACGGTAAAGAGATAGTCTCTGAAGGTCACGGTAACGGTCCTATAGATGCATGTAAAAATGCACTTTCTAAAGAGTGTGAGTACACTTTTAAGATCAAGTCATACTCTGAGCACTCATGCGGTGAGCAAAGCTCTGCGAACGCTGTCGCGTATATAGAGATAGAAACAAGCGAATTGAAATCATTCTTTGGTGTAGGTGTGGACAGCGACATTACGATCGCTTCTATAAAAGCACTTTTCTCTGCACTAAACAGAGCTTTTAACTAA